Proteins encoded together in one bacterium window:
- a CDS encoding aspartate aminotransferase family protein, translating into MFNKKIIIFVLVGLVVSVSLRAEQDVFFERACELFYEYFVSNEKDNMPVVVPLSPTALQKKIDFRIGFMGKTDDELLDLMAHYLKYSVRTNHKKFCNQTFSGSSPAAMLGEVMAVFSNTSMYTYEVAPVATLIEATLLNKLCSLVGFENGEGTFVTGGSNANLIALLAARNAFLPRVKAEGLYHRRDELVIFVSDQAHYSFKKAAHVLGLGEDNVVLVASDEYGRMCVDKLEAAIQQALDDGKIPFFVGATIGTTVLGAIDPLADIVPLVRQYDLWLHVDAAFGGSNLLSPTRRALLAGIEQAHSVAWDFHKVLSVPLMCSVILFNKEGILRDINNVSGTEYIFHEATNVFDLGHFSLQCGRRVDALKLWLDWQAYGDQGYEQKIDHLVDLATYACCVIQEDPRLFLMCLSDWLPVCFQYVPTYLSYDNEHDRKDIDFFNVELRKRLVKRGRWMINYAWIKERIVLRLTMVNPALTYEDVDDFFAEIMSIGQELERDYQHVFVQRDSTDHHAQHQEIVQKALRGIHG; encoded by the coding sequence ATGTTCAACAAAAAAATTATAATTTTTGTATTGGTTGGCTTAGTTGTTTCGGTATCTTTGCGAGCTGAACAAGATGTTTTTTTCGAACGGGCCTGTGAACTTTTCTACGAATATTTTGTTAGTAACGAAAAAGACAATATGCCAGTTGTCGTGCCGCTCAGTCCTACAGCATTGCAGAAAAAAATTGATTTTCGTATTGGTTTTATGGGAAAAACGGATGATGAATTACTTGATTTGATGGCTCACTATTTAAAATATAGCGTGAGAACAAATCATAAGAAATTTTGTAATCAAACATTTTCAGGCTCATCGCCAGCAGCTATGCTGGGTGAGGTTATGGCAGTGTTTTCAAATACCTCGATGTATACGTATGAAGTGGCGCCGGTAGCAACGCTGATTGAAGCGACCTTGCTGAATAAATTGTGTTCATTAGTTGGTTTTGAAAATGGAGAAGGTACGTTTGTGACGGGTGGCAGCAATGCTAATTTGATTGCGCTTTTGGCGGCGCGCAACGCCTTTTTGCCACGCGTAAAAGCAGAAGGACTGTATCATCGGCGCGATGAGTTAGTGATTTTTGTTTCAGATCAAGCGCATTATTCATTTAAAAAAGCAGCGCATGTTTTGGGGCTTGGCGAAGACAATGTGGTGTTGGTAGCCTCAGACGAGTACGGACGGATGTGCGTTGATAAGCTTGAAGCGGCTATTCAACAAGCGCTTGATGATGGTAAAATTCCTTTTTTTGTTGGGGCTACAATTGGTACCACGGTACTTGGAGCCATTGATCCATTGGCTGATATTGTGCCGCTGGTACGACAGTATGATTTATGGTTGCATGTTGATGCGGCGTTTGGCGGTTCTAATCTTTTATCACCAACGCGGCGTGCATTGTTGGCGGGTATTGAGCAGGCTCATTCGGTTGCCTGGGATTTTCATAAAGTGTTATCGGTGCCGCTTATGTGCTCGGTTATTTTATTTAATAAAGAAGGTATTTTGCGTGATATTAATAACGTGAGTGGAACAGAATATATCTTTCACGAAGCGACCAATGTTTTTGATCTTGGCCATTTTTCATTGCAATGTGGCCGACGGGTTGATGCGCTTAAGCTATGGCTCGATTGGCAAGCGTATGGTGACCAAGGCTATGAACAAAAAATTGATCACTTGGTTGATTTGGCGACGTATGCGTGTTGCGTGATTCAAGAAGACCCACGCTTATTTTTAATGTGTCTATCAGATTGGTTGCCGGTTTGTTTTCAATATGTTCCTACGTATTTGTCTTATGATAATGAGCATGACAGAAAAGACATTGATTTTTTTAATGTTGAACTCCGTAAACGCTTAGTTAAGCGAGGACGTTGGATGATTAATTATGCCTGGATTAAAGAGCGCATTGTGTTGCGATTGACCATGGTAAACCCAGCATTAACGTATGAAGATGTGGATGATTTTTTTGCTGAAATTATGAGTATTGGCCAAGAGCTTGAGCGTGATTATCAGCATGTTTTTGTACAGCGTGATTCTACTGATCATCATGCCCAGCATCAAGAAATAGTACAGAAGGCTTTGCGTGGTATTCACGGGTAA